The stretch of DNA CCAATCCCCTGCTCAACGTCGCCGACATCGCCGGGACCGCCGAGGTCGCCCGTGCCGCCGGGACGAAGCTGCTCGTCGACAGCACGTTCGCGTCGCCCTACCTCCAGCAGCCGCTGGCGCTGGGGGCCGACATCGTCCTGCACTCCTCCACGAAGTACCTGGGCGGCCACAGCGACGTCGTCGGCGGCGCGCTCGTCACGTCCGACCCCGCGCTCGACGAGGCCTTCGCGTTCCTGCAGAACGGTGCGGGCGGCGTGCCCGGGCCGTTCGACGCCTACCTGACGCTGCGCGGCATCAAGACGCTCGCGGTCCGGATGGACCGGCACTGCGACAACGCCGAGGCGATCGCGCGGATGCTGGTCGACCACGACGCGGTCAGTCACGTCAGCTACCCCGGTCTGCCCGACCACCCGGGCCACGAGGTCGCGGCGCGCCAGATGCGCCGATTCGGCGGGATGATCTCGCTGCGCCTCGCCGGGGGGCGCCAGGCGGCACTCGACCTGTGCTCGCGCACCCGGGTCTTCACCCTCGCCGAGAGCCTCGGCGGCGTGGAGTCGCTCATCGAGCACCCCGGGGCCATGACGCACGCGTCCACGGCCGGATCGCAGCTCGAGGTCCCCGAGGACCTCGTCCGGCTGTCGGTCGGGATCGAGGACGTCGAGGACCTGCTGGAGGACCTGCAGCAGGCCCTGGCCTGACCTTCGCGGGCCCCCGGAGAGGTGGGTCCGCCTCGTTAGTCTGGAGGCCATGTCTCGCAACGGCTCCTTCTCCGGACTGTCCTGGCTCCAGCTGGTGGCCGGTGCACTCGCGGCGATGACGTCGGCGTGGGTCGCGTCCTACCTCGGCGTCGCAGGCACGATCATCGGCGCGGCGGTCGGCAGCC from Aeromicrobium phoceense encodes:
- a CDS encoding cystathionine gamma-synthase gives rise to the protein MSDGGGFSTRAIHAGQDPDPRTGAVNIPIYASSTFAQDGVGGMREGFEYARTGNPTRRALEANLAALEGGTYGRAFSSGMAATDAALRAILRPGDHLVIPDDAYGGTFRLIDKVFSHWGIEHTPVPVNDLDAIAAAITDRTKLVWLETPTNPLLNVADIAGTAEVARAAGTKLLVDSTFASPYLQQPLALGADIVLHSSTKYLGGHSDVVGGALVTSDPALDEAFAFLQNGAGGVPGPFDAYLTLRGIKTLAVRMDRHCDNAEAIARMLVDHDAVSHVSYPGLPDHPGHEVAARQMRRFGGMISLRLAGGRQAALDLCSRTRVFTLAESLGGVESLIEHPGAMTHASTAGSQLEVPEDLVRLSVGIEDVEDLLEDLQQALA